The Setaria italica strain Yugu1 chromosome IX, Setaria_italica_v2.0, whole genome shotgun sequence genome has a window encoding:
- the LOC106804527 gene encoding uncharacterized protein LOC106804527 — protein MKDLGTLHHFLGMHVQQSGDGLLLSQRQFMLEILDHAGMTDCTPCATPIDTNPKLSAAVGVPLTATAASDYRSLAGALQYLTFTRPDIAYAVQQSDLIAYSDANWAGCPDTRKSTSGNAVFLGDNLVSWSSKRQNAVSRSSAEAEYRAIANTVAEIVWLRQLVLKLRAPLRHTALVYCDNVSTIYMSSNPVQHQCTKHIDIDLHFVRERIATGDVRVLHVPTTSRYAGIFTKGLPSSVFTKFRSSLNVQLTGA, from the exons ATGAAGGATCTTGGCACTCTGCATCATTTCTTGGGGATGCACGTGCAGCAGTCAGGTGATGGCCTCCTGCTCTCCCAGCGCCAGTTTATGCTTGAGATCCTGGACCATGCAGGTATGACTGACTGCACGCCTTGTGCCACACCCATCGACACGAACCCGAAGCTCTCCGCCGCTGTAGGTGTTCCTCTCACTGCCACTGCCGCATCAGATTATCGGAGTCTTGCTGGCGCCCTGCAGTAtctcaccttcaccaggcccGACATCGCCTACGCAGTTCAGCAG TCTGACCTGATTGCTTACTCGGATGCCAACTGGGCTGGTTGTCCTGACACTCGCAAGTCCACCTCCGGGAACGCAGTTTTCCTGGGTGATAATTTGGTCTCGTGGTCCTCCAAGCGGCAGAATGCagtctcccgctccagtgccgaggccGAATACAGAGCTATCGCCAATACAGTTGCTGAGATCGTCTGGTTGCGCCAGCTTGTTCTCAAGCTTCGCGCCCCTCTGCGCCACACTGCTCTCGTCTACTGTGACAATGTCAGCACCATCTACATGTCCTCGAACCCCGTTCAGCATCAGTGCACCAAACATATAGACATTGATCTCCACTTTGTTCGGGAGCGCATTGCCACTGGTGACGTCCgtgttctccatgttccgacgACTTCTCGGTATGCGggcatcttcaccaagggcctacCTTCTTCTGTCTTCACGAAGTTCAGGTCCAGTCTGAATGTCCAGCTTACCGGCGCTTAG